A window of Hydrogenophilus thermoluteolus genomic DNA:
CCACGCGGTCGGAGGTATCGACCAGCAAAACACCGAGACGCATCGCTTCGAGTAGTGCCGTGAGTTGCGCATGCTCGGCTTCGAGGGTGTCGAGCGTCGCTTCGGTTTCGCGCTCGGCAATGGTCAATGCCGTCAGGCGTTCGGCCAGTTCGTCGGCCATGCGGTTGAACGCGTTGCCCAGGCGCGCGATTTCGTCGTGCGTGCCTTCGGGGGCTCGGATACGGAGGTTCCCTGCGGCAATCTGTTCCGCAGTACGCTCGATTGCGCCCAAGCGTTTCGCGACGCGAAAGAAAAAGCCGAGATAGAGCGCGAACGTAAGTAGCGTCGTACCCCCGATCACGAGGATTCCCGTTTCGGCGAAGCGATCGATCAGACCGATGAGGGGTTGGGGCGAGTACCCTACCTGCACGGCACCACTGATGAGCGGCAGGCGGACGTCGAAACGGTTCGGCAACCTCGTTTCGGCCGCAGAGAGTGCTGCTAGGGTTTTCCCGTCAGGAAGCGACGTTTCGGCAGATGCGCCCACGAGCACCAAGCGTTCGTCCGCGCCGTCGAAGATCGCCAAATAGGCGATTTCGCCGTTTTGAACCAATGCTTCGGCAATCTCACGCAGCGTGGGGATGTCGCGCTCCAGGAGCGGACCTTGGAGTGCCGCGGCCAGTTCGAGTTGGAGGGTGTGCAGCCGTTGCAACGCCAACGTGTTCGCGGCGCTTTGCGCTTCACGCCAAAAAAAAGCGCCGAATGCGGCAAAGAGCAGCAGCTGCACGAGGAGGAGCCACGGAACCCAGCGGCTGAAGAGCGAACGACGAAAGATCGGTAGGTTCATGCGTGCCCGCCAGCGACGAGTTGATCGAAATCGGCGACGAACGGGTCGAGCGCGTCCCAGTCCGCGTCGGTGATGGGTTGCAAGGTGCCGTGCCCCAGCCGCGCGAAGACTGCTTGCCCTTCCTGTGCGCTCCAGGCAAGGAGCGCACGGCGTAACTGCGCGAGGCGGGATTCGCCCAAACGGCGGTGGGCGAGATAGAGGAGCGGTGGCGATGGCGGAAAGCGATACAGGATGCGGTAACGGTCTGCCGCCAAGTTGAGCTGCGTGATCGCGGTGACCGAAACGACGGCAGCGTCGGCAAGACCTTGTTGGAGATGGGCGAACGAGTTCGCATGGCTGCCCGTGGGTTCGAGATAGAGATCCCGCCCGATTACCCATCCTTGCTCGCGAAAGAGGCGACGTGCCGCCAACGTGAGGTTGGCCCACGGGTCACTGGTCGCGATTTTCCGTCCCTTGAGGTCGGAGAGGGTGCGAATCGGGCTTTGCGGCAACACGATGAGAAGCGGCTCCAACGGGGTCGAGGGGCGAGCCAGTCCCACCATGCCGTGGCGTTGCTGCGCGATGCGACCGAAGTAGGGGCTGGTGGCGATGAAGTCGTACTCACCGCCCGCGGTGCGGGCGAAGTGCGCCCGATAGTCGGGCGCCGATTCGAGCGTCACGGGTTGCGCCAAGGTCGCGGCGAACCAGGCGCGGATCGGTTCGTAGAGTTGGGCGAGTTTGCGCGCGGAAAGGTAGGGTACGACACCAAAAACCAGGGGTGGGTCGGACGAGCGCGAACGCACCGGAAAGGGTGCCGTGGCCGTGGTCACGAACAGTGCACCCAGCGCGCGCAGGAGGTTGCGGCGGGGCCGGAGGGGAGTGGATGCAGTCGTCGGTTCGCGAACAGTGGCCATGGGTAGCCCCTTTCGTGCGGAGCATCGACGGTGCGATTCTAGCACCAACTGGGTGGTTCCATTTGCTTACGCGTGGGCGTCATCGGCAAGGGTTTGGTGGTGTTTGAAGAGCACCGCGGCAAAGAACCCAGTGAAGCCTTGCGCGGGCAACACGCGGCGGGTATGGCCGAGCTGCGCCGCATGCGCAGGAGTGAGATCTGGGAGACGGCGTGGCGAGCAGGTCGCGGGAATCGCGTCCGACGCAAGTCCCGGTATCGCGCACGGGGGCGACCAGCGGGGGGGTACGACTTCGGCCTCTGGGGCTTCGGCAAGGAGCTGTGCGACCACCCATTCGTTTTCTTCTGGCGCGTAGCTGCAGGTGCTGTAGACGAGCGTACCGCCCGGGGCGAGTGCCTGCCACGCGGCGCGTAGGAGCGCGAGCTGCTTGCGCGCGGCTTCGCGCACCTTGCGCGGTTTCCAGTGCTGCCAGGTGTCGGGGGCCGCAAAACGGATGCGCGCTTCCGACGAACACGGGGCGTCCAAAAGGACGCGCGCGAAGCGCTGCGGCGTTTTGTGCCCGATGGTGCGCCCGTCCGCGAGGTAGGTCTGCGCACAGGTGACCCCCAGCCGCGCCAGTTCCGCGCGGAGTTTGAAGTAGCGCGGTTTCACCGCTTCTACCGCTGCGATGCGTCCGCGGTTGGCGATCGCCGCGGCAATCAGCGCGGTTTTGCCGCCAGGTGCCGCGGCGAGGTCGAGCACTTCTTCTCCCGGCTGCGGATCGAGCAACCAGACGGCCCATTGACTGGAGAGGCTTTGCAGCGTGATCGTGCCGTCCTGAAACGGGGCGCTGTGGGTGAGGGTTGTCCGTGCGTGCGGTTCGGCAACGAAACTCCACGCGGCCAGCGGATGGGGCAGCGGGGCGCCTGCGGCAAAAGCGGGGCGAATCGGCAGCGCGAAGGTTGCGGCGGCGCGGGTCACCGCTTCGCCGTCTGGCTCCGGTTCCCCTTGCGCGGTGCGTAACGGGTTGATTCGCCCGGCAAGCGGTTGCGGTTCCCAAAAGCTCGCCCACCACGCTTCGCGTGCTGCTTCCGGAAGAGTGAGGGCCTCGGTAAGGGCCTCCAGACGCGCGACGAACGGCGCGAGCGGTTCAGGA
This region includes:
- a CDS encoding phosphate/phosphite/phosphonate ABC transporter substrate-binding protein, which encodes MATVREPTTASTPLRPRRNLLRALGALFVTTATAPFPVRSRSSDPPLVFGVVPYLSARKLAQLYEPIRAWFAATLAQPVTLESAPDYRAHFARTAGGEYDFIATSPYFGRIAQQRHGMVGLARPSTPLEPLLIVLPQSPIRTLSDLKGRKIATSDPWANLTLAARRLFREQGWVIGRDLYLEPTGSHANSFAHLQQGLADAAVVSVTAITQLNLAADRYRILYRFPPSPPLLYLAHRRLGESRLAQLRRALLAWSAQEGQAVFARLGHGTLQPITDADWDALDPFVADFDQLVAGGHA
- a CDS encoding RsmB/NOP family class I SAM-dependent RNA methyltransferase, which gives rise to MPVLASFPEPLAPFVARLEALTEALTLPEAAREAWWASFWEPQPLAGRINPLRTAQGEPEPDGEAVTRAAATFALPIRPAFAAGAPLPHPLAAWSFVAEPHARTTLTHSAPFQDGTITLQSLSSQWAVWLLDPQPGEEVLDLAAAPGGKTALIAAAIANRGRIAAVEAVKPRYFKLRAELARLGVTCAQTYLADGRTIGHKTPQRFARVLLDAPCSSEARIRFAAPDTWQHWKPRKVREAARKQLALLRAAWQALAPGGTLVYSTCSYAPEENEWVVAQLLAEAPEAEVVPPRWSPPCAIPGLASDAIPATCSPRRLPDLTPAHAAQLGHTRRVLPAQGFTGFFAAVLFKHHQTLADDAHA